From a region of the Pontibacillus yanchengensis genome:
- a CDS encoding phage holin family protein codes for MKNWLLHIIVNAVALIAVAQLFDSFYLESFVTAIIASLILSVLNVIVKPILVVLTLPITFITLGLFLFVINAITLMITQALLGSSFVIDGFGIAILATIIISLLSLMMNQLVKDLK; via the coding sequence ATGAAAAATTGGCTGTTGCACATTATCGTCAACGCAGTTGCTTTAATTGCCGTGGCGCAGCTATTTGATTCCTTTTATCTTGAGAGCTTTGTCACCGCAATTATCGCTAGTTTGATTTTGTCTGTATTAAATGTCATCGTCAAACCAATATTGGTAGTACTCACCTTACCTATCACGTTTATCACACTAGGACTATTCCTATTCGTCATCAACGCCATTACCCTCATGATTACCCAAGCTCTGCTCGGAAGCAGTTTTGTCATCGATGGTTTTGGTATCGCCATATTGGCAACGATTATCATTTCCTTACTATCGTTAATGATGAACCAGCTTGTGAAAGATTTGAAATAA
- the hprK gene encoding HPr(Ser) kinase/phosphatase, whose protein sequence is MSKVRTQDLLDRFDLEIVAGEDGVHREIFTSDISRPGMEMAGYFKYYPSERLQLLGKTELSFFLELTDAEKKDRVTKLCTDVTPGIVITRAMEVPDLLIEAANEAGVPIMRSPYKTTRVISRLTNFLETKFAPFTAIHGVLVDIYGVGVLITGQSGVGKSETALELVKRGHRLVADDSVEIRQEDYDTLIGNSPPLIEHLLEIRGLGIINVMTLFGAGSVRNFKRITMVINLELWDEKKQYDRLGLEEETMKIMDVEIPKATVPVRPGRNLAVIIEVAAMNFRLKRMGVNAAEEFSERLTNMIGENKNDVAKGGFQGDM, encoded by the coding sequence ATGTCAAAAGTGCGTACACAGGATCTTTTGGATCGATTTGATTTAGAGATTGTAGCGGGGGAAGATGGTGTTCACCGCGAAATTTTCACAAGTGATATTTCTCGTCCTGGAATGGAGATGGCGGGTTATTTTAAATATTATCCTTCTGAGCGGTTGCAACTGCTCGGAAAAACAGAGCTTTCCTTTTTTCTTGAGTTAACTGATGCTGAGAAGAAGGATCGCGTTACAAAGTTATGTACGGATGTAACACCAGGAATTGTTATAACTAGAGCGATGGAGGTTCCCGATCTTCTTATCGAAGCGGCTAATGAAGCGGGCGTTCCGATTATGCGCTCTCCGTACAAGACAACGAGAGTCATTAGTCGTTTAACCAATTTTCTAGAGACGAAGTTCGCACCGTTTACGGCTATTCATGGTGTGCTAGTGGATATTTACGGTGTTGGTGTTTTGATTACAGGTCAAAGTGGTGTTGGTAAAAGTGAGACAGCTCTTGAATTAGTCAAAAGAGGACATCGTCTCGTAGCGGATGATAGTGTTGAAATTCGTCAGGAGGACTACGATACGTTAATCGGAAATTCCCCGCCGTTGATTGAGCACTTACTAGAAATTCGAGGACTAGGAATCATCAATGTGATGACGTTATTTGGTGCTGGTTCTGTCCGTAACTTCAAGCGTATTACCATGGTTATAAATCTTGAATTATGGGATGAAAAGAAGCAGTATGACCGCCTTGGTCTAGAAGAGGAAACAATGAAGATTATGGATGTTGAGATTCCTAAAGCAACGGTTCCAGTACGTCCGGGTCGAAATCTAGCCGTTATTATTGAAGTAGCTGCGATGAATTTCCGTCTGAAGCGCATGGGGGTTAATGCAGCTGAAGAATTCTCAGAACGTTTGACCAACATGATTGGTGAAAATAAAAACGATGTAGCAAAGGGAGGTTTCCAAGGTGACATGTAG
- the lgt gene encoding prolipoprotein diacylglyceryl transferase — protein sequence MTCSAEPLSRIFLQLGPLTIYWYGVIIATGAFLGLWLATRESERLGLKKDTFVDLVVFAIPIAILSARIYYVAFEWERYKNGSFIDMIAIWEGGIAIHGAIIGAVLTALVFARVRKVPFWKLVDIAAPSIILGQAIGRWGNFMNQEAHGGPVTETFYNNFMQYLPSFITNQMCIDGVMYHPTFLYESVWNILGFAFLLLLRRYNPRRGEVFLSYVIWYSFGRYFIEGMRTDSLYIIGNLRTAQVISIVLIAWAVGMIIYRRYKNRADRYYNGKKVE from the coding sequence GTGACATGTAGTGCTGAACCTCTTAGTCGAATATTTTTACAGCTTGGTCCCCTTACCATCTATTGGTATGGTGTCATTATTGCTACTGGAGCCTTTTTAGGATTGTGGTTGGCGACGAGAGAATCCGAGCGTTTAGGCTTGAAAAAAGATACATTCGTGGATCTCGTTGTGTTTGCGATTCCAATTGCTATCCTAAGTGCGCGTATTTATTATGTAGCGTTTGAATGGGAACGGTATAAAAATGGTTCCTTTATCGATATGATTGCCATTTGGGAAGGCGGAATCGCCATTCATGGTGCCATCATCGGTGCTGTCCTTACTGCGCTTGTGTTTGCGCGTGTTCGAAAGGTTCCGTTCTGGAAGCTTGTTGATATTGCTGCGCCTAGTATTATTTTAGGTCAAGCAATCGGTCGCTGGGGGAACTTCATGAACCAGGAAGCACACGGTGGTCCGGTTACAGAAACATTTTATAATAATTTCATGCAGTACTTACCAAGTTTCATTACAAACCAAATGTGTATCGATGGTGTCATGTACCATCCAACCTTCTTATATGAGTCTGTATGGAATATTCTTGGATTTGCTTTCCTTCTACTACTTAGAAGATACAATCCAAGACGTGGCGAAGTGTTCTTAAGCTATGTGATTTGGTATTCATTCGGTCGTTACTTTATCGAAGGTATGCGTACAGATAGTTTATATATTATCGGTAATCTGCGTACAGCACAGGTCATTTCCATCGTACTTATCGCTTGGGCAGTAGGCATGATTATCTATCGTCGTTATAAAAATCGTGCCGATCGATATTATAACGGTAAGAAAGTAGAGTAA
- a CDS encoding nucleoside recognition domain-containing protein has protein sequence MPGVLQRGLKQGLNVTWTLGKVIFPITLLVTILRATPVLQWLSDWVAPLMKWIGLSGEAAIPLVLGNFLNLYAGIAAIVSFDFSVKEVFILAVMMSFSHNLLIESTVASKVGVKWWFVAGVRLSLAFVSAILINVFWQGGSEMAQYGMISQNEVPEGWLMVGLTGLQTAVVAVLQLAAIVIPLMVAMQWLKEKNWIDTFSRWIAPFTRFLGVERNASTTLVAGLVIGLAYGAGLMIQAVKEDGVSKKDMYLSLIFLVSCHAVVEDTLIFIPLGIPVWPLLLIRLVTAILLTAVIGFIWNRMNTTKGKEAAYDHSYPSL, from the coding sequence TTGCCTGGTGTACTACAACGAGGATTAAAACAAGGTTTGAACGTAACATGGACACTTGGTAAAGTGATTTTTCCGATTACGCTACTTGTGACGATTCTACGAGCAACCCCAGTCCTTCAATGGTTGAGCGATTGGGTTGCTCCTCTTATGAAATGGATTGGCTTATCCGGTGAAGCGGCCATTCCGTTAGTATTAGGGAATTTTCTAAACTTATATGCGGGAATCGCTGCGATTGTATCGTTCGATTTCTCGGTAAAAGAAGTCTTTATTTTAGCTGTGATGATGTCGTTTTCTCACAATCTACTCATTGAGTCGACCGTTGCTTCCAAAGTGGGGGTGAAATGGTGGTTTGTTGCTGGCGTTCGCTTATCACTTGCGTTTGTGTCAGCCATTCTCATTAATGTGTTTTGGCAAGGTGGGTCAGAGATGGCTCAGTATGGCATGATTTCCCAAAATGAAGTGCCAGAAGGATGGCTCATGGTCGGATTGACGGGCTTGCAAACAGCCGTAGTTGCGGTGCTCCAGCTCGCTGCGATCGTGATTCCTCTCATGGTTGCCATGCAGTGGTTAAAAGAGAAAAATTGGATTGATACGTTCTCGCGTTGGATTGCACCATTCACCCGTTTCCTTGGGGTGGAGCGGAACGCATCAACAACCTTGGTCGCAGGGCTTGTGATTGGCTTAGCCTATGGAGCAGGATTAATGATTCAAGCTGTAAAAGAGGATGGCGTCTCGAAAAAGGATATGTATTTATCCCTTATTTTCCTCGTCTCCTGCCACGCAGTCGTTGAAGATACATTAATTTTTATTCCACTAGGCATCCCGGTTTGGCCACTGTTATTAATCCGACTCGTTACAGCCATACTACTAACAGCAGTCATCGGTTTTATATGGAATCGAATGAACACTACAAAAGGAAAGGAAGCAGCTTATGACCATTCGTACCCTTCTCTTTGA
- the ppaX gene encoding pyrophosphatase PpaX, whose translation MTIRTLLFDLDGTLINTNELIIASFLHTTETYAPGEYTREDVINFIGPPLEESLKTINPNEDVETMMTTYRTHNHEHHDELVHAYDGVRESLAKLKEAGFKLGIVTTKLRQTVNMGLKLTEIEDYFETVVTLDDVDHAKPHPEPVVRAMKALDAKPEETIMIGDNTHDIDAGKNAGTKTAGVAWTIKGKKVLEDLHPDFMLEHMSDILKIVME comes from the coding sequence ATGACCATTCGTACCCTTCTCTTTGATTTAGATGGAACATTAATCAATACGAACGAGCTCATTATTGCCTCGTTTTTGCATACGACAGAAACCTATGCTCCTGGTGAATATACTCGTGAGGATGTAATCAATTTCATAGGTCCTCCGTTAGAAGAAAGCCTGAAAACCATTAACCCAAATGAAGATGTCGAAACGATGATGACCACATACCGCACGCATAACCACGAGCATCACGATGAATTGGTTCATGCTTATGATGGTGTGCGGGAGTCATTAGCAAAGCTAAAGGAAGCAGGCTTTAAGCTTGGTATTGTAACGACGAAATTGCGTCAGACGGTAAACATGGGGCTAAAGCTTACCGAAATTGAGGATTATTTTGAAACGGTGGTTACATTGGATGATGTGGACCATGCTAAACCACATCCAGAACCGGTAGTTCGCGCTATGAAAGCATTAGATGCAAAACCTGAAGAAACGATTATGATCGGGGATAATACCCATGACATTGATGCTGGTAAAAATGCAGGCACGAAAACAGCAGGTGTTGCGTGGACAATTAAAGGAAAAAAAGTACTGGAAGACTTACATCCAGACTTCATGCTCGAGCACATGAGTGACATTCTTAAAATCGTGATGGAGTGA
- a CDS encoding acyltransferase produces MRKTERYKVKEANSLWHIYKTVPFWKVVRNFIVIQLARYTPFLPMKNWLYRTFLRMKVGEHTAFALMVMLDIMFPEKISVGRNTVIGYNTTILAHEYLIKEYRLGEVNIGSEVMIGANTTILPGITIGDGAIVSAGTLVHKDVPPGCFVGGNPMQVIYDKEEMDRRTKEDVFFTENS; encoded by the coding sequence ATGAGAAAGACCGAGCGCTACAAAGTGAAGGAAGCCAATTCTCTCTGGCATATTTATAAAACAGTGCCTTTTTGGAAAGTTGTGCGTAACTTTATCGTCATTCAACTGGCACGCTATACACCGTTCCTTCCTATGAAAAACTGGTTGTATCGTACGTTTCTCCGCATGAAGGTAGGCGAACATACAGCCTTCGCGCTCATGGTTATGCTCGATATCATGTTTCCAGAAAAAATCTCGGTCGGTCGCAACACAGTCATCGGTTACAACACAACCATTCTTGCCCATGAATACTTAATAAAAGAGTATCGCTTGGGTGAGGTGAACATTGGCAGCGAAGTCATGATTGGAGCCAATACAACCATCTTACCTGGCATTACGATTGGGGACGGTGCCATTGTATCGGCAGGGACGCTTGTACACAAAGACGTTCCACCAGGCTGTTTTGTTGGTGGGAATCCAATGCAAGTTATTTATGATAAAGAAGAAATGGATCGCCGCACAAAGGAAGATGTATTTTTTACCGAGAACAGCTAA
- a CDS encoding glycerol-3-phosphate dehydrogenase/oxidase, which translates to MFSTDQRKDIYHRLTEEKLDVLVIGGGITGAGVALDATTRGLSTCVVEMQDFAAGTSSRSTKLVHGGLRYLKQFEVKMVAEVGRERAIVYENGPHVTTPEWMLLPFYRGGTFGPFSTSLGLRVYDYLAGVKKSERRTMLSPKETLEKEPLLNKEKLRGGGYYVEYRTDDARLTLEVMKKAVQKGAIALNYSKVIQFLYEEEKVIGAVVEDQLTKERYKIFANKVVNAGGPWVDEVREKDGSKQGKTLHLTKGIHLVFDHQTFPLQQAIYFDAQDGRMIFAIPRDGKTYVGTTDTVYEGDIAHPTMTVDDRDYILQAIDYMFPTLSITAHDVESSWAGLRPLIHEEGKDPSEISRKDEIFVSDSGLISIAGGKLTGYRKMAENVIDLVTQQLSEEQHTTYPSTQTEDLPIAGGEVDGSKGFETFLNRKKEAGIAFGLSEEQSRGLVQLYGSNVDDVFDHYVYFKHTKSEHGLDPLVQSMLVYGIEKELVAKPVDFFVRRTGALFFDIHWVHLHQNSVIAYMADRFQWSQEQLVANTNELNVLLEEAVSPDVS; encoded by the coding sequence ATGTTTTCAACCGATCAGCGTAAGGATATTTATCATAGATTAACCGAAGAAAAGCTCGATGTACTTGTTATAGGTGGTGGCATCACTGGAGCTGGTGTTGCACTTGATGCTACGACGAGAGGGCTGTCGACATGTGTGGTAGAAATGCAAGATTTCGCAGCTGGGACGTCTAGCCGTTCTACCAAACTTGTGCATGGTGGCTTACGATACTTAAAACAATTTGAAGTGAAAATGGTAGCTGAAGTGGGGCGCGAACGGGCGATTGTTTATGAGAATGGTCCCCATGTGACGACTCCTGAATGGATGCTCCTCCCATTTTATAGAGGAGGGACATTTGGTCCGTTTTCCACTAGTCTAGGGTTACGAGTGTATGATTATTTAGCAGGTGTGAAAAAGAGTGAACGACGGACGATGCTATCACCAAAAGAGACACTTGAAAAGGAACCCCTACTGAATAAAGAAAAATTACGTGGTGGCGGCTATTACGTGGAATATCGTACCGATGATGCTCGTTTAACACTAGAAGTGATGAAAAAAGCAGTACAAAAGGGAGCAATTGCTCTGAACTACTCGAAGGTAATTCAATTTTTATATGAGGAAGAGAAGGTTATTGGGGCAGTTGTAGAGGATCAGCTTACGAAAGAACGATATAAAATCTTTGCTAACAAAGTTGTCAATGCAGGCGGCCCATGGGTAGATGAAGTTCGTGAAAAAGATGGGTCCAAACAAGGTAAAACGCTACATTTGACGAAAGGGATTCATCTTGTTTTTGACCATCAAACCTTCCCTTTGCAACAGGCTATTTATTTTGATGCTCAAGACGGGCGAATGATTTTCGCGATTCCTCGAGATGGAAAAACGTATGTAGGAACGACCGATACGGTGTATGAAGGTGACATAGCCCACCCAACAATGACGGTCGATGATCGAGACTATATTCTCCAGGCCATTGACTATATGTTTCCTACCTTATCGATTACAGCTCATGACGTGGAATCTAGTTGGGCTGGTTTGCGACCATTAATTCATGAGGAAGGGAAGGATCCATCCGAAATCTCGCGTAAGGATGAAATCTTCGTTTCGGATTCTGGCTTAATTTCCATAGCAGGTGGTAAGTTAACAGGCTATCGAAAAATGGCTGAGAATGTCATCGACTTAGTAACACAGCAATTGAGTGAAGAACAGCATACAACCTATCCTAGTACTCAAACAGAAGACTTGCCGATAGCAGGTGGAGAAGTTGATGGATCCAAAGGCTTTGAGACATTTCTCAATCGAAAAAAAGAAGCTGGAATTGCATTTGGTCTTTCAGAAGAACAATCACGCGGGCTCGTCCAACTATATGGATCCAATGTAGATGACGTATTTGATCATTATGTCTATTTTAAGCATACCAAATCTGAACATGGTTTGGATCCGCTAGTCCAATCTATGCTCGTTTATGGCATTGAGAAAGAGTTAGTCGCCAAGCCAGTCGATTTTTTCGTGAGAAGAACAGGTGCGTTATTTTTCGATATTCATTGGGTTCACCTTCACCAGAATAGTGTTATAGCTTATATGGCGGATCGTTTCCAATGGAGTCAGGAACAACTTGTAGCCAACACGAACGAACTGAATGTGTTATTAGAAGAAGCTGTTTCTCCAGATGTTTCCTAA